One segment of Gemmatimonadota bacterium DNA contains the following:
- the gcvP gene encoding aminomethyl-transferring glycine dehydrogenase codes for MAAIQGRPERGSAAAASPLAFTDAFARRHIGPSEAETEQMLERLGYPGLDALVDASIPDAIRLRRDLSLPEPASEHAMLAELRDLALRNEVWRSYIGMGYHDCVTPPVILRNVLESPGWYTAYTPYQPEISQGRLEMLLNFQTAVIDLTGLPIANASLLDEATAAAESMALSQAVTRGARNTFLVADDCHPQTIEVVRTRARARGWEVRVADPSSFAFDDSVFGALVQYPATDGCIRDYSALADAAHEAGALVTAATDPLALALLTPPGEWGADVAVGSAQRLGVPLGYGGPHAAFFATREEFKRQVPGRIIGVSVDDRGRPALRMALQTREQHIRRERATSNVCTAQVLLAVVAGAYAVYHGPEGLRRIAERVRTATRALAEGVTRLGHEVVHERFFDTVRVRVAEGARDRVLAAARQRLINLRSYGEDLVVALDETVTEDDLADLLGAFGGDGSLSPAELAAQVDGSWGGGFDRVSEYLTHPVFSRFHAEHEMLRYLKRLESRDLSLTTSMIPLGSCTMKLNAAAEMLPITWREFGGIHPFAPPEQAAGYQVLFGQLEQWLAEITGFAGVSLQPNAGSQGELSGLLVIRAWHASRGDEDRDVCLIPASAHGTNPASAVMAGMRVVVVKTDEGGNVDLADLRAKAEEHADDLAALMITYPSTHGIFEESITEICQVVHSGGGQVYLDGANMNAMVGLARPGDFGADVCHLNLHKTFCIPHGGGGPGVGPIGVAEHLVPFLPGHPVIPVGGEALGPVAAAPWGSPSILPISWAYVRMLGADGLRRASEVAILNANYVAERLDEHFPVLYRGPGGCVAHECIIDPRDLKPATGVDATDIAKRLMDYGFHAPTLSFPVPGTLMIEPTESESKAELDRFCDALVSIRAEIARVESGELDADDNPLRNAPHTAAVVTSDSWDRPYSRELAAFPSPTTREHKFWPAVGRVDAAFGDRNLVCACPPIDEYSGAAAG; via the coding sequence CCCTTCGGAGGCCGAGACGGAGCAGATGCTCGAGCGGCTCGGCTACCCGGGGCTCGACGCGCTCGTGGATGCCTCCATTCCGGACGCGATTCGCCTGCGCCGGGACCTCTCGCTGCCCGAACCCGCGAGCGAGCACGCCATGCTGGCGGAGCTGCGGGACCTGGCGCTCAGGAACGAGGTCTGGCGGTCGTACATCGGGATGGGCTACCACGACTGCGTGACGCCGCCGGTCATCCTCCGCAATGTCCTGGAGAGCCCCGGCTGGTACACGGCCTACACTCCGTACCAGCCGGAGATCTCGCAGGGACGCCTGGAGATGCTGCTGAACTTCCAGACCGCGGTGATCGACCTCACCGGCCTCCCCATCGCCAACGCGTCGCTGCTCGACGAGGCGACCGCGGCGGCTGAGTCCATGGCGCTCAGCCAGGCCGTGACGCGCGGCGCCCGCAACACCTTTCTGGTCGCCGACGACTGCCATCCTCAGACGATCGAAGTGGTGCGCACCCGCGCGCGCGCGAGGGGCTGGGAGGTGCGCGTAGCCGATCCTTCGTCCTTCGCGTTCGACGACTCGGTGTTCGGCGCCCTGGTGCAGTATCCCGCCACGGACGGGTGCATTCGCGACTACTCCGCGCTCGCCGACGCCGCCCACGAGGCCGGCGCGCTCGTCACCGCGGCTACCGATCCGCTCGCGCTCGCGCTGCTGACTCCGCCCGGAGAGTGGGGCGCCGACGTCGCGGTCGGCAGCGCTCAGCGCCTGGGCGTACCGCTGGGCTACGGCGGTCCGCACGCGGCCTTCTTCGCCACGCGGGAGGAGTTCAAGCGGCAGGTGCCCGGGCGCATCATCGGCGTGTCGGTCGACGACCGGGGCCGGCCCGCGCTGCGCATGGCGCTGCAAACCCGCGAGCAGCATATCCGCCGTGAACGCGCCACCAGCAACGTTTGCACGGCGCAGGTTCTGCTGGCGGTTGTGGCCGGAGCGTACGCCGTTTACCACGGCCCGGAGGGCCTGCGCCGGATCGCCGAGCGGGTGCGCACGGCCACGCGGGCGCTGGCCGAGGGCGTCACCAGGCTGGGCCACGAGGTGGTGCACGAGCGCTTCTTCGACACGGTGCGGGTGCGCGTAGCGGAGGGCGCGCGCGATCGGGTCCTGGCCGCGGCTCGCCAGCGCCTCATCAACCTCCGCTCCTACGGCGAAGACCTGGTGGTCGCGCTCGACGAGACTGTCACCGAGGACGACCTCGCCGACCTGCTGGGCGCCTTCGGCGGCGACGGCTCGCTGAGCCCCGCGGAGTTGGCGGCGCAAGTCGACGGCTCGTGGGGCGGCGGCTTCGACCGCGTCAGCGAATACCTCACGCACCCCGTGTTTTCCCGCTTCCACGCCGAGCATGAGATGCTGCGCTACCTGAAGCGGCTGGAGAGCAGGGACCTGTCGCTCACCACGTCCATGATCCCGCTCGGCTCCTGCACGATGAAGCTCAACGCGGCCGCCGAGATGCTGCCGATCACGTGGCGAGAGTTCGGCGGAATTCATCCTTTCGCGCCGCCCGAGCAGGCCGCCGGCTACCAGGTCCTGTTCGGCCAGTTGGAGCAATGGCTAGCGGAGATCACGGGGTTCGCCGGGGTTTCGCTGCAGCCGAACGCGGGATCGCAGGGCGAGCTGTCCGGACTGCTGGTGATCCGCGCCTGGCACGCGAGCAGGGGCGACGAGGATCGCGACGTCTGCCTCATCCCCGCGTCCGCGCACGGGACCAACCCGGCGAGCGCGGTCATGGCCGGGATGCGGGTGGTGGTGGTGAAGACCGACGAGGGCGGCAACGTGGATCTGGCGGATCTACGAGCCAAGGCGGAGGAGCACGCGGACGACCTCGCGGCGCTCATGATCACCTACCCCTCCACGCACGGCATCTTCGAGGAGTCGATCACCGAGATCTGCCAGGTGGTCCACTCCGGCGGCGGGCAGGTGTACCTGGATGGCGCGAACATGAACGCCATGGTCGGCCTCGCCCGGCCGGGAGACTTCGGCGCCGACGTGTGCCACCTGAACCTGCACAAGACCTTCTGCATACCGCACGGCGGCGGCGGCCCCGGCGTGGGCCCCATCGGCGTCGCCGAGCACCTGGTGCCGTTTCTGCCGGGGCACCCCGTGATACCGGTCGGCGGCGAGGCGCTCGGTCCGGTGGCCGCGGCGCCCTGGGGCAGCCCCAGCATCCTGCCGATTTCCTGGGCGTATGTCAGGATGCTGGGCGCGGACGGCCTGAGGCGAGCGAGCGAGGTGGCCATCCTCAACGCCAACTACGTGGCCGAACGCCTGGACGAACACTTCCCGGTGCTCTACCGGGGGCCGGGCGGCTGCGTGGCTCACGAGTGCATCATCGACCCGCGCGACCTCAAGCCCGCGACGGGCGTGGACGCCACCGATATCGCCAAGCGTCTGATGGACTACGGCTTCCACGCGCCCACGCTGAGCTTCCCGGTGCCGGGCACGCTGATGATCGAGCCCACCGAGAGCGAGTCCAAGGCGGAGCTGGACCGCTTCTGCGACGCCCTCGTCTCGATCCGCGCCGAGATCGCCCGCGTCGAGAGCGGCGAGCTGGACGCGGACGACAATCCGCTGCGCAACGCCCCGCACACGGCCGCAGTCGTGACCTCCGACTCCTGGGACCGCCCGTACTCGCGCGAGCTGGCGGCCTTCCCGAGCCCGACCACCCGCGAGCACAAGTTCTGGCCCGCCGTGGGTCGCGTCGATGCCGCGTTCGGGGACCGCAACCTGGTCTGCGCCTGTCCCCCGATCGACGAGTACTCGGGGGCGGCGGCGGGGTGA
- a CDS encoding lipoate--protein ligase family protein, producing MSSARPWRLLLGTGDAGTGAALEARGARNMGLDDALLESAANGAPPTLRFYRWTPSCLSVGRNQPLRGRVDAATIAGFGWDIVRRPTGGLAVLHADEITYSVAAPVSALGRPRAAYAAINRALAAGLRALGLEARVTPPSATGANRVGAATGQVYLNGPEARCFLTAAPGEVTVSGRKIMGSAQRRRGRALLQHGSLLLSGSQAGVGKALSGAPAGTTPARAGTSLAAELGRAPADADILEALGAAFGELLAVGLERAGITAEEGALAERRAETYSSEAWTWRR from the coding sequence GTGAGCTCGGCGCGCCCGTGGCGGCTCCTGCTCGGCACGGGAGACGCCGGAACGGGTGCCGCGCTGGAGGCCCGCGGCGCCCGCAACATGGGCCTCGACGACGCTCTGTTGGAGTCGGCGGCGAACGGCGCTCCGCCTACCCTGCGCTTCTACCGCTGGACTCCCTCGTGCCTGTCCGTGGGAAGGAATCAGCCGCTGCGTGGTCGCGTGGACGCGGCCACCATCGCGGGTTTCGGCTGGGATATCGTGCGCCGGCCCACGGGCGGCCTGGCCGTGCTGCACGCCGACGAGATCACCTACTCGGTGGCGGCTCCGGTGTCCGCGCTCGGACGGCCCAGGGCGGCGTACGCGGCGATCAACCGCGCTCTCGCCGCGGGGCTCCGGGCGCTGGGCCTGGAGGCGCGCGTCACCCCTCCGAGCGCCACCGGAGCCAACCGGGTCGGCGCGGCGACGGGCCAGGTCTACCTGAACGGGCCCGAGGCTCGCTGCTTCCTCACCGCGGCTCCGGGCGAGGTGACGGTCTCCGGTCGCAAGATAATGGGCAGCGCTCAGCGGCGGCGCGGACGCGCCCTGCTGCAGCACGGCTCGCTCCTCCTGTCAGGCTCCCAGGCAGGGGTCGGCAAGGCGCTCTCGGGGGCCCCCGCCGGCACGACCCCGGCGCGCGCGGGCACCTCGCTCGCGGCGGAGCTGGGCCGCGCGCCCGCCGACGCGGACATTCTGGAGGCCCTCGGCGCTGCCTTCGGCGAGTTGCTGGCGGTCGGCCTGGAGCGCGCCGGCATCACGGCCGAGGAGGGCGCACTCGCGGAGCGCCGCGCTGAGACGTACTCATCCGAAGCGTGGACCTGGCGCCGCTAG
- a CDS encoding ABC transporter substrate-binding protein — MSRHHRRIGTVALSAALAAGVIACGADAPSAAGRALVVGVRSDFSGFNSITNSSQYTDELIKYALFTPLVQYDEQLRVRPWLAESWRLEGDTAVVFTLRGDVAWHDGEPVDAGDVVFTFERAKDPEAASLLAEAYLTRVARAEAVDARTVRFVFDRPHAQALEDFWWAPMPEHLLADVPVAELRNAPFNRAPVGSGPFRFAEWRAAERLVLERNDAFPEALGGPPEAARVVIRVIPEAATRLTELVTGGIHADIDIAPDQADDVAGSEDLRLLSFPGRTVYFVAWNNRREPFTDPRVRRALTHAIDRDEIIAALLGGFGAPATSPIPPWSPLSPEVEPLPHDTEAAERLLLEAGWEDGDGDGVRENGAGDPLRFTLLSSDRALNRAVVEVVQAHLREVGVDVRLQVTEFQTMLAQFRARDYDAAFANWVLDNFQVGSAPFALFDSEQAGIPGSANRTSFSNATADSLLDAGRAPSDPDLARSTWGEFVRLLKREQPATFMFWLDELAGVGSDVAGVDMDPRGEFRGLAGWAPR; from the coding sequence ATGAGTCGGCACCATCGTCGGATCGGCACGGTGGCCCTGAGCGCGGCCCTCGCGGCGGGGGTGATCGCCTGCGGAGCCGACGCGCCGTCCGCCGCGGGACGCGCGCTCGTGGTCGGCGTGCGCAGCGACTTCAGCGGCTTCAACTCCATCACCAACAGCAGCCAGTACACCGACGAGCTCATCAAGTACGCTCTATTCACCCCGCTCGTGCAGTACGATGAGCAGCTCCGCGTGCGTCCGTGGCTGGCCGAGTCCTGGCGACTGGAGGGCGACACGGCGGTGGTGTTCACGCTCCGGGGCGACGTCGCGTGGCACGACGGCGAGCCGGTGGACGCCGGGGACGTGGTCTTCACCTTCGAGCGCGCCAAGGACCCCGAGGCGGCGTCGCTGCTGGCCGAGGCTTACCTGACTCGGGTGGCGCGCGCGGAGGCCGTCGACGCGCGCACGGTCCGCTTCGTCTTCGACCGCCCACACGCGCAGGCATTGGAGGATTTCTGGTGGGCGCCGATGCCCGAGCACCTGCTCGCCGACGTACCCGTAGCCGAGCTCCGCAACGCGCCGTTCAACCGCGCCCCGGTGGGCAGCGGCCCGTTCCGATTCGCCGAGTGGCGCGCGGCCGAGCGCCTGGTGTTGGAACGCAACGACGCCTTTCCGGAGGCGCTCGGCGGGCCGCCCGAGGCGGCTCGGGTGGTGATCCGGGTGATCCCCGAGGCCGCGACCCGACTCACCGAGCTGGTGACGGGGGGAATCCACGCGGACATAGACATCGCACCCGACCAGGCGGACGATGTGGCCGGGTCCGAGGACCTCCGCCTGCTCTCGTTCCCCGGTCGGACGGTCTACTTCGTGGCGTGGAACAATCGTCGCGAGCCGTTCACCGACCCTCGAGTGCGGCGCGCGCTGACGCACGCGATCGATCGCGACGAGATCATCGCGGCGCTGCTGGGTGGATTCGGCGCGCCGGCCACGAGCCCGATTCCGCCGTGGAGTCCGCTGTCGCCGGAGGTGGAGCCGCTGCCCCACGACACCGAGGCCGCGGAACGCCTCCTGCTGGAGGCCGGCTGGGAGGACGGGGACGGGGACGGCGTGCGCGAGAACGGCGCAGGGGATCCGCTCCGGTTCACGCTGCTCAGCAGCGACCGAGCCTTGAACCGCGCGGTGGTCGAGGTCGTCCAGGCGCACCTGCGCGAGGTGGGCGTCGACGTACGCCTGCAGGTCACCGAGTTCCAGACGATGCTCGCGCAGTTCCGCGCGCGCGACTACGACGCCGCATTCGCCAACTGGGTGCTGGACAACTTCCAGGTCGGCTCCGCGCCCTTCGCTCTCTTCGACTCGGAGCAGGCCGGCATACCGGGGTCGGCCAATCGCACGTCCTTCTCGAACGCCACGGCGGACAGCCTGCTCGACGCCGGGCGCGCGCCCTCGGACCCGGACCTGGCGCGCTCGACCTGGGGCGAGTTCGTGCGGCTGCTGAAGCGGGAGCAGCCGGCCACCTTCATGTTCTGGCTGGACGAGCTGGCCGGAGTCGGGTCGGACGTCGCGGGCGTGGACATGGATCCCCGGGGCGAATTCCGCGGCCTCGCCGGCTGGGCGCCGCGCTGA
- a CDS encoding ABC transporter permease: MLRYAARRTLGAIPLLLAVATLIFIVLDLAPGDPAALYFNPNVPPEVVEQLRRNLGLDQPLVTRYGKWLGSFLTGDFGYSFAQNRPVAQVIGDALPNTLLLAFVALAAMFAIGIVVGVLQAVRQHRWVDRVLSVGALFFYSMPSFWLALMLMLLFSLKAHQWGLPIALPATGITSVDYEFLSAWGKLTDRLTHLVLPAATLTLVLAAGVARYTRGQMLEVIRQDYIRTARAKGLPERTVILKHGLRNSLIPVVTLLGLYLPLLFSGTVFVETIFSWPGMGRVIFDAIFQRDYPVIMATSFIFAGLVVLGNLLADLLYAVVDPRIRYD; this comes from the coding sequence GTGTTAAGGTACGCCGCACGCAGGACCCTGGGGGCGATCCCACTTCTGCTCGCTGTCGCGACGCTCATCTTCATCGTGCTCGACTTGGCGCCGGGGGATCCCGCGGCGCTCTACTTCAACCCCAACGTACCGCCCGAGGTGGTGGAGCAACTGCGGCGGAACCTGGGGCTCGACCAGCCGCTCGTCACGCGCTACGGAAAGTGGCTCGGCTCCTTTCTGACGGGCGACTTCGGCTACTCGTTCGCGCAGAATCGGCCGGTCGCCCAGGTCATCGGCGACGCGCTGCCCAACACCCTCCTGCTGGCCTTCGTCGCGCTGGCGGCGATGTTCGCGATAGGCATCGTTGTGGGCGTCCTCCAGGCGGTCCGTCAGCACCGCTGGGTGGACCGCGTGCTCAGCGTAGGCGCGCTCTTCTTCTATTCGATGCCGTCCTTCTGGCTCGCGCTGATGCTGATGCTCCTGTTCTCACTCAAGGCGCACCAGTGGGGCTTGCCCATAGCGCTCCCGGCCACCGGGATCACCAGCGTCGACTACGAATTCCTGAGCGCCTGGGGGAAGCTGACGGACAGGCTTACCCACCTCGTCCTGCCGGCGGCTACCCTCACGCTGGTGCTCGCGGCCGGCGTCGCCCGGTACACGCGGGGGCAGATGCTGGAGGTCATCCGCCAGGATTACATCCGCACGGCGCGCGCGAAGGGTCTGCCCGAGCGCACGGTGATCCTGAAGCACGGCCTGCGGAACTCGCTGATCCCCGTAGTCACGCTGCTGGGGCTGTACCTGCCGCTCCTGTTCAGCGGCACGGTGTTCGTGGAGACCATCTTCTCGTGGCCGGGCATGGGCCGCGTGATCTTCGACGCGATCTTCCAGCGCGACTACCCGGTGATCATGGCGACCAGCTTCATCTTCGCGGGCCTGGTCGTGCTGGGTAACCTGCTGGCCGACCTCCTCTACGCGGTTGTGGATCCGCGCATTCGCTATGACTGA
- a CDS encoding ABC transporter permease, whose translation MTEPQVAESPDAGAPPEKGDSQWAIAARHFRRNGLALGGLALVVLLTLLAVFAPLAAPYDPIAQDDIVATSFLAPSFAHPLGTDLFGRDVLTRIIYGARISLAIGFLAVAIAVTLGTMLGAVAGYFGGWVDSAIMRFTDTVLAFPRLILLILIVALFSPSVLLIILVLGFTQWPGTARIVRGEVLSLREREFVQAARALGFGAGRIIARHIVPNVLAPVIVAATLGVGNTIVLEAGLSFLGLGVQPPMPSWGNMVADGRQNLIGAWWVATFPGLTIVLTVLAFNLVGDGLRDALDPRLRQ comes from the coding sequence ATGACTGAGCCGCAGGTCGCCGAGTCCCCGGATGCCGGGGCGCCCCCGGAGAAGGGCGATTCCCAGTGGGCGATAGCGGCGCGCCACTTCCGCCGCAACGGCCTGGCGCTGGGGGGGTTGGCGCTGGTGGTCCTGCTGACGCTCCTGGCCGTGTTCGCGCCGCTCGCCGCGCCCTACGACCCCATCGCCCAGGACGACATCGTCGCGACGAGCTTCCTGGCCCCCTCCTTCGCGCACCCGCTGGGCACGGACCTGTTCGGGCGGGACGTTCTCACCCGGATCATCTACGGCGCCCGCATCTCGCTCGCGATAGGCTTCCTCGCGGTCGCGATCGCGGTGACACTGGGCACCATGCTGGGCGCCGTCGCCGGGTACTTCGGCGGCTGGGTGGACAGCGCCATCATGCGCTTCACCGATACCGTCCTGGCGTTCCCGCGGCTCATCCTCCTGATCCTCATCGTGGCGCTGTTCAGCCCCTCGGTGCTGCTCATCATCCTGGTCCTGGGGTTCACACAGTGGCCCGGCACCGCTCGCATCGTGCGCGGGGAGGTGCTGTCGCTGCGTGAGCGGGAGTTCGTCCAGGCCGCGCGCGCTCTCGGCTTCGGCGCGGGGCGCATCATCGCGCGGCACATAGTCCCCAACGTCCTCGCGCCGGTCATCGTGGCGGCGACGCTCGGCGTGGGGAACACCATCGTCCTGGAGGCCGGCCTCAGCTTCCTGGGGCTGGGCGTGCAGCCGCCCATGCCCTCCTGGGGGAACATGGTGGCCGACGGCCGCCAGAATCTGATCGGCGCGTGGTGGGTGGCCACGTTCCCGGGGCTCACCATCGTGCTGACGGTGCTCGCGTTCAATCTGGTGGGCGATGGGCTGCGCGACGCCCTGGACCCGCGCCTCCGCCAGTGA
- a CDS encoding ABC transporter ATP-binding protein yields the protein MADEAAEGPHPILRVRDLRTHFRTERGVARAVDGVGFDLHQGEVLGIVGESGCGKSVTSLSILGLVPDPPGRVLEGSSVSLRGRELVGLPERQMRAIRGADIAMIFQEPMTSLNPVFPVGEQVAESLRLHLGMGRKAAWSRAIELLDLVGIAGPAQRAGEYPHQLSGGMRQRVMIAMALACEPDVLIADEPTTALDVTIQAQILELIAELRERMGMAVLLITHDLGVVAETCDRVLVMYAGQVVERGPVGPIFDDPRHPYTEGLLGAVPRLGAERDRLTVIPGQVPSPLAWPQGCRFRDRCPYAWERCREAPPEPADDPGARCWLEAEPARRVDGGFAVGVGGSA from the coding sequence GTGGCCGACGAGGCCGCGGAGGGCCCCCATCCCATCCTGCGCGTACGCGACCTGCGGACCCATTTCCGGACCGAGCGAGGAGTCGCGCGGGCCGTCGATGGGGTGGGGTTCGACCTGCACCAGGGCGAGGTCCTGGGCATCGTCGGCGAGAGCGGGTGCGGCAAGTCGGTGACCTCGCTGTCGATTCTGGGTCTGGTGCCGGACCCGCCCGGCCGCGTCCTGGAGGGCAGCTCGGTGAGCCTGCGAGGGCGCGAGCTGGTGGGCCTGCCGGAGCGGCAGATGCGGGCCATCAGAGGCGCCGACATCGCGATGATCTTCCAGGAGCCGATGACCTCGCTGAACCCGGTGTTCCCGGTGGGCGAACAGGTGGCGGAGTCGCTACGCCTCCACCTGGGGATGGGGCGCAAGGCGGCGTGGTCCAGGGCCATCGAGTTGCTCGACCTGGTGGGCATCGCGGGCCCGGCACAGCGCGCCGGCGAATACCCGCACCAACTCTCCGGCGGCATGCGGCAGCGCGTCATGATCGCCATGGCGCTGGCGTGCGAGCCCGACGTGTTGATCGCCGATGAGCCCACCACCGCGCTGGACGTGACCATTCAGGCCCAGATCCTGGAATTGATCGCCGAGCTGCGCGAGCGCATGGGGATGGCGGTGCTGCTCATCACGCACGATCTGGGAGTGGTCGCGGAAACGTGCGACAGGGTCCTCGTCATGTACGCGGGCCAGGTCGTGGAGCGCGGTCCCGTGGGCCCCATCTTCGACGACCCGCGCCACCCCTACACCGAGGGCCTGCTCGGCGCGGTGCCGCGGCTGGGAGCCGAAAGGGATCGGCTCACGGTCATTCCGGGCCAGGTGCCGTCGCCGCTCGCCTGGCCGCAGGGGTGTCGCTTCCGGGACCGCTGTCCGTACGCGTGGGAGCGGTGTCGCGAGGCGCCACCGGAGCCGGCGGATGACCCGGGCGCGCGCTGTTGGCTCGAGGCCGAACCCGCCCGACGGGTGGACGGCGGATTCGCGGTGGGCGTGGGAGGGTCCGCGTGA
- a CDS encoding ABC transporter ATP-binding protein, whose protein sequence is MKAEALVQVQDLVKSFPVRRGAFGRGVGAVQAVAGVDFEVRRGETLGLVGESGSGKSTTGRALLRLIEPTSGVVRFDGRDVGSLDRAGLRALRRRAQIVFQDPFASLNPRMTVGGALREVLRVHRLAAGEAAERRVNELLGIVGLAREHAGRYPHEFSGGQRQRVGIARALAVEPDFIVCDEPVSALDVSVQAQVLNLLARLQLDLGISYLFIAHDLSVVEHVSDRVAVMYLGRIVETAPAATLYRDPRHPYTRALLSAVPVPRPGGSRDRIVLTGDVPDPSAPPPGCPFHPRCPDPRKDQECTLVRPPLVQIGVDRAVACVKEAAGPDPGRAAAGAA, encoded by the coding sequence GTGAAGGCCGAGGCGCTGGTGCAGGTGCAGGACCTCGTAAAGAGCTTCCCCGTACGGAGGGGTGCGTTCGGCCGGGGCGTCGGCGCGGTGCAGGCCGTAGCGGGAGTGGATTTCGAGGTGCGACGTGGGGAGACGCTGGGCCTCGTGGGCGAGTCCGGCTCCGGCAAGTCGACGACCGGACGGGCGCTGCTGCGCCTCATCGAGCCCACATCCGGCGTGGTGCGGTTCGATGGGCGCGATGTGGGCAGCCTGGACAGGGCCGGCCTGCGGGCGCTGCGGCGCCGCGCGCAGATCGTGTTTCAGGACCCGTTCGCCTCGCTGAATCCACGCATGACCGTGGGCGGGGCGTTGCGCGAGGTGCTGCGCGTACACCGGCTCGCCGCCGGCGAAGCGGCCGAGCGCAGGGTCAACGAGCTGCTGGGGATCGTCGGTCTGGCGCGCGAGCACGCCGGTCGATACCCCCACGAATTCAGCGGCGGGCAGAGGCAACGCGTGGGCATCGCGCGCGCGCTGGCGGTGGAGCCCGATTTCATCGTGTGCGACGAGCCGGTGTCCGCCCTGGACGTGTCGGTGCAGGCGCAGGTGCTCAACCTGCTGGCCCGTTTGCAGCTCGACCTGGGCATCTCCTACCTGTTCATCGCGCACGACCTGAGCGTGGTCGAGCACGTCAGCGACCGGGTGGCGGTCATGTACCTGGGAAGGATCGTGGAAACGGCTCCCGCCGCGACGCTGTATCGCGACCCGCGTCACCCGTACACGCGAGCCCTGCTGTCAGCGGTGCCGGTACCGCGACCGGGCGGCTCCCGCGACAGGATCGTCCTCACCGGCGACGTGCCCGACCCTTCCGCGCCGCCTCCCGGTTGCCCGTTCCACCCCCGGTGCCCGGATCCTCGCAAGGATCAGGAGTGCACGCTGGTGAGGCCACCGCTCGTGCAGATCGGGGTCGACCGCGCGGTGGCGTGCGTCAAGGAGGCTGCGGGGCCCGACCCCGGGCGGGCCGCCGCGGGCGCGGCCTAG